In Antennarius striatus isolate MH-2024 chromosome 20, ASM4005453v1, whole genome shotgun sequence, the genomic window CTTTGACAGACatctaaagatgttttttggCAGCCACTGAGTTAATACACATACATTGTTTCATGACAGCTAGTTACAAAACAGACAGACTTAACTGAACTGACAGGCTTAAGTGGGAGCACTTAAGTAGCTGTACTTCACTTCCCCCTGTTTATTCAGAATAAACCACTAATTAACaagtaaataatatttttgtctctatggcaaatgtgtgtgtttctgtggtgtGCAGTTCCAGCTGAACCAGGAGGAGATGAATTTTTCTTCACTCAGAAACATCCAGGGGCTTCATGCACCTCTAAAATTACAGATGGAATACAGGGCAGCGAGACAGATCCAGCGTCTGCCATTTTTACCAAGTTCAAACTTGGCTCTTGATACACTGAGAGGCAGCAATGACACCATTGGTTTTGAGGACATCCTAAATGGTGAGAACCTCAGCTTTTCACTAATGATGAGTCCATCTGGATATGATTTCTAACCACTGTCTGTATCCTCTCATCTTTCAGATCCAGCCCAGAGTGAAATGATGGGAGAGCCACACAGGATGGTGGAATACAAACTGGGATTGTTGTGAAAGAAGACAAATGCACACAATATACAGCTACATGTTTAGATTTAGAATTATTTGTCTAGTAAATACCAATTCAGGTTGTAATGAATTGTATTTCTAATAAACTCTGTAATTGTCTTCATGATGTGGTTTCATTGGATGACTTAATTTACCAAAatgtatttcagaaaaaaatatgttatcATTGCATCAGTTATAGCTATTGACTTCCTATCTAAAATGGTTCTTCAGTTGTGACTGATTGTTAGAGAATCTAGGTACTTCTACCCATTTTGGAGCAAAAAACAAGGCAATAAGTGTTGTTTGGATTTGTTACTACAGTATAAGGGAGGTGTTCTGCCCAACTTCATTCTGTTATGGAGAGCTGCACTCAGGTGTGAATGGTCGTTGCGGTTTATAGGGATGAAGGTCAGAACTGCGTTGTAAGTGACTGATCAATGGTGTCTTAATCCTTTTCTGTTGAGAGATGGTTTCTCCAGTTGGATGAGAGGTTCTTAATGTCCTCTCAAATGTCTGTCTTCCCTGGACAGATTTAACAGTAATGACCTGGGTCACTAAGGAAACAATTTTCCTTAGTGATACAGAGACATATTTGAACCCAAAGCTTAATTCTCAAAGTCTCGCTTCAACATAAGTGAGTAAAAGTTCGCTAAACATGTGTTCgtttatattttgtttacagCCTGTTTACTTAGATAGAGTTGATCTGTAAGTAAACAGTTATAAAACGTGCAGTAATTACAGCATGTTACTTGAGACGTCCATCGCCGaggctcttattttgaaggagcATCCTGtcttgtttcctcttcctggtctgCGCGATGGTTTTGGGTTTGAATGCGCAGGCTGGGTTGACAGTAGCTTCACAGAGCTATAAGAGAATAGTTTTCACTGCTATTTCAACACAATGTCATGTGTATTTatgatgctaatgttagcttagcaCGGGGCTGCAGTCATGCCTGAGAGCAGCACCGCTGGAGGCATTCACGGACTTCTTCTGAAACTTCATGAGTCCCTGTCCGAAGAAGACTCCAGAGCTGCCGCCTTGCAATGTCACGATATTGTGGGGGACTTGGGGCAGGAATGCATGCTAACACCAACTGAGAATGAACTTGGTAAGAAGGAGAAGTCCCACCTAGCGCAGGTTTTATACATGTTCACTACATCCCTTCATCACCCGCCAGTGCTGGTTGTGTTGGTCCAGTCAGAACAAGGAAGAGAAACATGCTGTGTGGACAAAGTAAagatcataaaaaaattactACATCTCCGTTAAACTACGACACTATTACTTTAACTTTAGCTTAACTTTACAGTCGTAAAATAATTAAGTGATTAACTTCAGAAACCTAGTGTTCTGCGGATTTAAAACAGTTGTGTAGGTAGATGGAAATTAGTTCAACACACCAACAATTCCGtccaattttatttctttttaatttgatcTCTGTTTCTTCATCTTGAAGCTTTACAGACATCCCTATTGTTCTCAAAAGACTATGGATTGCTCAGTTTCCTCAGGAAGTGTCTGCGATCAGATGAGGTAGATGATAACAATGgttgaataataaataagtgAATTTACGTGTATACATTCATTTCATGCTCACAAAAATGCCTCTTTTTCAGTTTCGGGACACCCGAGTTGAGATCTTGGGTTTTTTGGACAAGTTCTTGGACAGGGTCACCCCAAGAGTCAAAGGTTGGGAGAAGACTTATGCCATTGACATAAGAGTGAGTTTATTTTTAAGAGcaatataattgttttttttccttgcctcTTTGGCACTAATTGTTTTGAGCGATATGTGAAGAAGCTGCTCTGTAGATGAGAGGTGATGAGGTCAGACCGACAGACAGGGAATGTGATACATCCATGTATTTGTTAGCAGaggatttattgattttaaacatACAAATTTCTATGCatatacatttttatgattAAATGCACATTTCGGTATGATGCACGACTTTTGAACATTAGCAAACAGTAATTTCCagttacaaataataataatttcaccaGCATTCATGCAttctctgtgtttatttttatgtgcagGACACATGCATGGTTGTGTATACAAAGGATAAAGCGGCTAAATGTAGGACCCCGGCCCTGGAGCTCCTCACTAAGGTTGGTTTCTCTCAGGATCTAATGTATTTTCTGTGACATAAACCTAGTGTGCAATATGAGAGACATAAACTTCATTCTGACCATAAGTAGAGATCCACTACAGAATTCTTTGTTCATATGGTTTTTGTGAGATTGTCTCAGTGAGTATTGTTCACAGGTTCTTCATAAAACAAAGACTTCCAGTGTGGCTGCAGACCTTCGAATCAGTGAAATCTTTAACCGATATTACGGTGAACTTTATCAGAGGAGCAAACTACCTGATTCTGGTGAGTCTTGATTGCTGAAATCTAGTTTGGTGTTACAAATAGACTGTCTGTATACATGCAgtccttttcatatttttgttatttttgcaaCAGTCCTCGGCAAAATCTATGAGATTCTGGGAGTTCTTGCAGAGGTGCACCCTAGTGAGATGGTCAGCAACTGTGACAAACTGTATAAAGCCTATCTAGGGGAGCTAAAAGGGCAGGTACGTTTGCAGACTGCAAAGTTTTTATCTCTGATGAGGAAAGTCATTCCAATTCTATTCAGTacgtttttttccccccagatgACCTCTTCAACAAAGGAGCCAAGACTTTTTGTTGTAGCTGGCTGTTTGAGAGGACTCACTGCTCTGATGGTCAACTTTACTAAAACCATGGAAGAAGGTAGGATGCTGTATGTgctgttgtttgtatttatgtgtcacattaacacattaactTACATAGTGTCTTCCTCTGACTTGCAGATCCGACTACATCCAGGGATATATTCCAGTATACCCTGAAAGCAATCAGTCCCCAGGTAAAAGTCATTGTGTCACCCATCTAAACATTCTGTACAGTGTGAGGACACTGCATGGTAAAGGGAGGTTTTTAGTGAATCTCTATATGGTGTTAGTGGGCAGCTGGGAAGGTATTAAAGAATGCATTTATTGGGATATTTCTAGcagattaatttttatttattcaagttagtTTTTCAACTTAGTTTAATTCACATTTGATTCAGTCACACTCATGTAATGTGTTCATACTTATTCTTCATCAGAGTACGTCATAAAGTTTATCATGACACTTATTTGGTTTGTCCTGTAGTTGACATGGAATGTTATAGTTTGGAACGTAACAGCCTGCTTTGTTGTGTTCTAGATGGAAATGAGTCGCTATGCTGTCACATTTGGTAAGACCTGCCATCTccatcacaaaacaaacatgacttCTTCCGCAAttaatgtttctttgtttcttgaACAGCTGGGCTCAGATTATTTTCCAGACACGCATCTCAGTTTAGCAGCTGCCTGATGGATCACTACAGATCGCTGTTTGAGGTCATGTCTAAACTCTGCGGACACATCAACGCTGAGATGAAGAAGACAAGCTACTATGCTCTCGAGGCCTTCCTCAAACAGGTATAAACTTAGAAGATTTTTCATTGATGTATTTCAGAGTCACTGTAACTCTAAATCAACCCCAACACTAACTTATGTCATGGTCTTTTCAAGGTTGCAAGGCTGGTGGCAGAGAATGTCGAGGAGCACAAAAGCAAGTTGAAATTCTTCATGCAGAAGTTTTGCGCCATCATTAAGACAATGGactcaacaaataaagaactTTCCATTGCCATAAGAGGATATGGGTTCTTTGCAGCTGTACGCTATTGCCTTGTTTAGTGTCATCACAACATtctcatacaaaaaaaatgcacaaacaccTAGTAATTTGTTGTTTCTGTAGCCATGCAAGAAAGTTTGCCCACAAGATGTGGACTTGATGTACACAGAGCTGATTCTGCGCTGTAAGCAGATGTACCTGACAGAGTCTGACAGCGATCAAGACAGCTTCTATCAGCTGCCCAGTTTCCTAGACTCTATCGCTAGTGTCTTGATTCAACTGGACAAGGTAACAGTTTCCttaagatatatatatatatatctttataTATTAGATATATTGAATAACAAAAATCTTATACATCAAAACCACTTTTTAAACTCCGTATATTTCTAAGGAGTCATCGCCCCTTAATGACTGTCTCATTTGAATTCCTGCCTTGTGTTCGTACTTTCAGATTCCAGAGGTGTACACACCTCTGCTGGAGCGTCTCCTTGTGGTGCAGATTGACATTTTTCCTCAGTACAGTGAGAGAATGCAGACTACGTGCTGCAGGTCAATCCTGAAAGTGCTGGTGGCCGTGGCCTCCAAAGGACCAGTCCTGTGGAGTTTTATTAGCTCAGTAGGTAAGTCCCTTATGAACACCTTGCAGTGTGATGTTACCtggttttgtgtttcagatgaATTCTGAATAAACCAAGTTTTAAAGTTCCATCAACATATATTATGCtataatcatatttttattatcatgtgATTTGAGCAGTATTTGctgataaattaattgatgcatgtttttccagtGCACCAGGGCTTGATTCGTGTTTGTTCAAAACCCATCATGCTCTCTGAGGTTAGACATGTTTTTACGTCCCTCCACACAGAGTTTTTACTCTGCTTCTAAAAAAATATGTCTTTGGCTTTCTTTTCTCAGGACAAAGATGGTGGTTCCTCTGAAGCTTCTGATGTTCGTGTTGGAAAGTGGAAAGTTCCATCAAGTCAGAACTTCCTTGCTCTGTATAAAAGCCTTCTAGACTGTGATCAGCTGAAGGTACAGCTATTTGTCTGATGTGGCCTGTTATATATTCCACGTTACATAATATTCCTGAGAATCCCTTTTGAAAGACAGTAGTTATGACTtctgtaaataatttattttactaacCCTTCTAACACTAACGGATGTGTTTTGTCTTGAGTTGTAAATATTTGGGTACTTGATTAGATAGGTTTTTTTACTATCCAATAGTATCCGATTCATTTTCCTTCTTTGGTATGAAGTTATATTACTGTAAGAACTGTTGGATCATTCTTGGTTGAATGAACAAACATTCATATATTCACATTC contains:
- the pomp gene encoding proteasome maturation protein, whose amino-acid sequence is MNTRGLRSQLKDTVPVAGSCPQGSYDVQDTMRGGFYSVKNELLPSQALEHSEKNFQLNQEEMNFSSLRNIQGLHAPLKLQMEYRAARQIQRLPFLPSSNLALDTLRGSNDTIGFEDILNDPAQSEMMGEPHRMVEYKLGLL